Genomic DNA from Salinibacterium sp. NK8237:
GGAGTCACTATCGCCTTCGACAACGCGGGGACAGAAACTCTGCCGTCGAGCATTAGTTGCTTGGCTCGCGGTGGTCGCCTGTTCTGTTCCGGCGGCACCACTGGTTTCGAGGTCTCACTAGATCTGCGTCAGCTTTACCGCAACCTTATTAGCCTCCTGTTTTACGTACAGGGAGGAAAAGCCGACATGGAAAAACTCGTCGCGCTTGTCGCGGATGGATCTCTGAATCCGGTCATCGACCGCATCTACCCGCTAGAGAATGCAGCCGACGCCGATAACCACCTCGACGCGCAAGGGCAGTTTGGCCGAGTTGTGCTTGCCGTCGCTGGAGACGTTCCCGCCGCCGGCGAATATATCTAGCCCACTCCCGGCCTCGGCCTAACGCGGTGATCTGTCACGCAGGGAACAAAGCCCCAATCAATTGTTCATATGGGCGCTCCTCGAACATGAGAAGCGCCCATATGCGTATCCGACGGATGCTGATGACACGCAAAAATCGGCAATAGGCGCATAAGGAGTGCCTTGGCCGGCAAGACGGTCGGCGAGCAACCACCGGCGTAGGCTGGAACGATGGATGACGCAACACCGTCGAGCTGCGGAGACAGCTGCACCTGCACCCCCCAACGCAGCGCTGCAGCCCCCTTGGGCATGCCGCTCTCGGCACCGCCTGCGGCATCCGTAACTGCGATATCTGATGCGACGGCGGCATCCGCGCGATCCGCAACAACCGCGGCCGGAACTGGCGACCACCTCATCGAGCACGCTGCGATTCCCGCGGGCACCTTCGTGATGGGCGACTCGTCGGGCGACCGCAACGCGGCCGATGGCGAACTGCCGCAGCATCCGGTCTCCCTCGATGCATTCTCGATTGACGTCAGTAGCGTGACGAACGACGACTTTGCACGATTCGTGAATGCGACGGGCTATCTCACCGAGGCAGAAACCTTTGGCTATTCGGCAGTTTTCCATCTCGCTGTTGACGCCCCCGAGGAAGACATTGTGGGGCGAGCTGCGGGAGCACCCTGGTGGTTCGGCGTGAACGGCGCGGATTGGAAGCACCCCGGTGGCCGCAATTCATCCCTTGAGGGCTTGGGCGATCATCCGGCCGTGCACATCAGCTTCAACGACGCCGAAGCCTATTGCGCGTGGGCCGGACGCCGCCTCCCCACCGAAGCCGAGTGGGAGTACGCCTCTCGCGGAGGTCTCGACCAAACCAAGTACCCGTGGGGTGACGACGAAATGGATGCCGGCGGCTGGCGCACGAACATTTTTCAGGGTGACTTTCCCCGCACCAACACCATGGACGACGGATATCTCACTACCGCGCCCGTGCGCAGCTTCGAGCCCAACGGCTACGGACTCTTTCAAACGGTCGGCAATGTGTGGGAATGGTGCGCCGACTGGTACGACGCGAATTACTACGCGACGCTGCCCGCCGACTCCCCCACCGACAATCCCGTTGGCCCCCAAAGCGGAAACGTGCGGGTGCTGCGCGGCGGCAGCTACCTGTGCCATATCTCGTACTGCAACCGGTACCGCAACTCGGCCCGCTCACAGAACACGCCAGACTCGTCAATGGGTAACGCCGGGTTCCGCACGGTCGCGCTGTAGGTGCGATTCGCGCTGTAGGTGCGATTCAACCGCAGCAACCAGCGCTAGGGCGTTGCCACCTCAAAGGTGTTGCACGAGTCCGGCCCACCGTTGAGCCCGGTCGTAAACCACTGCTGACGCTTATCGCTCGAGCCGTGCGTCCACGACTCGGGAGTCACTTCGCCCTGCGTTGACTCCTGGATGCGGTCGTCGCCGATAGCCGATGCTGCACTCAGAGCATCCGCAATTTGGGCATCCGTCACGGGATCAAGAAAGGCCTCCCCGTCATCATCGGTGATGGTGGATGCTGCGCCTACCCACGCTCCCGCGAAGCAGTCTGCCTGCAGTTCGAGGCGCACCGAATCGGATGACGGGCCTGTTGTTTGACGGTCGAGGCCCTCCATAATCCCAGTGGAGTTCTGAATGTGGTGGCCCCACTCGTGGGCGATGACGTACATCTCGGCGAGTGGCCCGCCGCTGGATCCGAAGCGAGAGCGCAGATCATCGTAAAACGCGGTGTCGACGTAGATCTTCTCATCGGAAGGGCAATAGAACGGCCCCGTCGCGCTGGTTGCGCCGCCGCATCCGGTGTTGACCTGCTCAGTGAAAAGAACAACGTTGGTGGTGCGGTAGCCGTCGATTTCACCTTCCCAGTAGGTGTCGAGCGAGTCAGCGGCCCCGGCGATCCGGCAATCGATGTCGCTATTGGCTTTTTCTGCCGTAGTGCATTCCGTGAGCGCTTGACCCTGCTCTTGCTCCCCGCTCGTTGCGCCGCCACCCACGAGCCCCGTCAAGTCCACGCCGAGAACTTGAGATGCGATGAATAGGCCAACTACCAGCAGTGTGCTGCCGCCGCCCACCGCGATGCCGGTGTTGCGGCCGCGTCGCGAGACCTTGTCGGGATTGATACGGGCGTTGTCGTTGAACGTCATAGAGGGAATTTACTACGTGGCACGAGCAGTGGCTGATCTACTCAGATATCCTTGAGGAATGACTTTCATTTCCGTAATCACCGTTCTCGGCAAGGCTGTGCTCGTTGTCACGGGCGCGATTGTTGCACTCAGCGGCATCGTCCTTCTCGTGAACCTTGCCGTGCCGAGCTTGCTCGCTGGTTTCACGCACTAGAACGTTCGGCATCCGCGCTGTTCGCAAGGCGCTAGCTATGTCTGCGTGCTCCTGAGCGACACCCACATTTCAGCGATTCTTCGGTCAACTCCGCCACAGGAGTTCTAGGCTAAAGGCCTACCGAAGGAGAACGTGATGCGCGAGTCCAAAGATGTAGTCCGTCAAATCACCGTCGCCGCGAGCGCGACTTTTGCCCTGATTGGCGCATTCGTAGGTTCGGGTGCCTACGGCGGAACCCCGGTCGAAGAAGTCGCCGGCGGCGCTCTGAACGCCGACGCCACCGTTATAGCCCCGGCCGGTGCAGCATTCACCATCTGGAGCATCATCTACTTCGGCCTTGTGGCCTACGCCGTGTGGCAGATGCTGCCGAAACAGACCAGCACAGAATTGCATCGCCGCGTGGGGTACTGGGTCGCGGCTTCTCTCGTGCTCAACGCTGCGTGGATTCTCTCGATTCAGTTCGACATGCTGGCTCTCAGCGTTCCTGTCATCATTCTTCTCCTCATCGTGCTCATTCGGGCCTATCTGATTACCGTCAAGCTGCCCGCAGCCGGTGCGATCGACACGATAATCACGGATGGCACGGTCGGGCTCTACCTCGGTTGGGTGTGCGTCGCGACCGCAGCCAACATTGCCGCGTGGCTCACCGCCATTGGGTTTACGGGCTTCGGCATTTCTCAGGATGTGTGGGGTGTGGCAGTAGTGTTCGTCGCTGGTGCCGTCGGTATCGCCCTCGCCGCCCGCGGCCGCGCGCACTTCGCGCCATCGCTTTCACTCAGCTGGGGTCTTGCGTGGGTTGCCGTCGGACGCCTCACCGGTGATCTCATCTCGCAGCCCACCGCGGTCGCCGCGATCGTCGCCCTCGTCGCGGTGCTTGCCAGCGCCGCAGTCTTCACCGCTGCACGCTTGCGCGCTGAACAGACCGCCTAATGGATGACCGACGCGCCTCACGCAAACGCTGGTTGGGCCTCCTCTTCATCAGCATTGCCGTGGCGCTCATCATCGTTGACTCCACGATCGTCAACGTCGCCATCCCCTCCGTTGTCGAAGACCTTGACCTCAATTCGACTCAGGTTCAGTGGGTGCAAGAAAGCTACACGCTCGTCTTCGCTTCGCTGCTGCTGGTGTTCGGCACCCTCGCCGACCGCTACGGCCGGCGCAAGGTTCTGCTCATCGGTGTCGCCATTTTCGCGCTCTCGTCGATCCTCGCCGCGACTGCTGCGACCGGCGAATTGCTGATCGCCTCGAGACTCGTGCAAGGCATCGGTGGGGCCATGATCTTGCCCTCCTCCCTCTCCACTATCAACGCGACTTTCCGCGGTCGCGAACGCGCCATCGCCTTTGCCGTCTGGGGTTCCACGATCGGCGGCATGGCGGCTGTTGGCCCGCTCCTCGGCGGCTGGCTCACGACCTACTACTCGTGGCGTTGGGCCTTCGGCATCAACGTGCCGCTCGGCGTGATCATCGTCATCGGCATCCTGATCTTCACGATCGAATCGAAGGAGCCTTCAGCTCAACGACGAGTGGATGTTGTGGGCGCGCTTCTCTCGGTCGTTCTGTTCGCTTCGCTCGTCTTCGCTCTCATCGAGGGCCGCAGTTTCGGCTGGTTCTTCAGCGATACCCCGCCCGACTTCTGGACGTGGGATGTCTCGCCTATCCCCTTCGCGTTCGCCCTCGCTCTCGTGAGCGGCATCGTCTTTGTGCGCTGGGGTTTCGCTCGCGAGCGTGCAGGCAAGTCAACGATGCTCGCGTTTGGACTGCTGAAGATTCCATCGTTCCGCAATGGAAATATCGCCGCGATGATTGTCTCGCTTGGTGAGTTCGGCATCATCCTGTCACTGCCACTGTGGTTGCAGAATGTGCTCGGCTACGACGCCCTGCAGACGGGTTTCGTGATTCTCGCGCTCGCCATTGGTTCATTCGTCGCAAGTGGTTTCGCGGGTGCTTTCGGCAACAAGGTGACACCGGTCACGATCGTGCGCGTCGGCATCGGCGCCGAGATCATCGGCATTCTCATCGTCGCTTTCGTGCTCAGTCCGGATGCCGTCTGGTGGCACATCGCGCCCGGGCTCTTTATCTACGGCTTCGGTGTCGGCCTCGCGACGGCGCAACTCACGAGCGTGGTGCTCAAGGACGTGCCGCTCAGCCAGTCGGGTCAGGGTTCCGGAACACAGAGCACTGCCCGCCAGGTCGGCTCCGCGCTCGGAATCGCCATTCTCGGCACCGTGCTCTTCGCGAGCCTCGGCACTGGCCTCGACGCCAAGCTCGCTGACCGTGCCGAGATCCCCGCCGAAACCCGCAGCGAGATCGTGGACCTCGTCGTCGATACTGCCGGCACCGCCATCAGCACCCTCGATGAAACATCGCCGGATGCCGCAGCCGACGCCCGTCAAGCCTTCACCGATTCGACACGGTATTCCGCACTCGCGGCTGCCGGTTTCCTTGCGTTTGGATTCCTCGCCAGCCTCCGTCTCGACGGCGGACGCCGCGGCGACGACGACACCGAGGGTGCCGACGGTGCCGGCGCACGCAGCACTGCAGAGTCAACTGACGATTCAGGGCGCGAATAACCGCCCTGTAGGGATACAAAAAGGCTGCCGCCCCACACAGCGTGGGGCGGCAGCCTTTTCTGCAAATCAGCGCAGTTAGCGGCGCTTCTTCTGCTTGAGATCCTTTTCGTGCACGGGCTCTTCGCCGCTTTCGCGACGCGCGGCGTAGTAGTCGCGAGCCTCGTTCTGGCGCTGAGCTTCGATGCCCGAGGCGATCGGTGCGCGCACCAGTTCGTCGGTCAGACCGAACGCGGCCACGAGATCCAGCGCCTGCGGACGCAAGCGCGGAAGCAGACGGTCATCGATGTAGTCGGTGATGGCCTGCGCACGGTTCGTGGAGATGCGACCGTGCATGAGGTACCACGCGAGGTTCTTCTCGATGAGCGTGAAGCCGAAGAGGTCACGCAACCAGGTCATAACCTGAGCGGTGTCCTTGTCTTCGATCTTCTCGATGGCGCGGGTGAACGCCTCCCACTGCAGCAGCTCGCCATGCGCGTACGCGGTCATGATGAGCTGGTTCTGGTGGCTGTTGAAGAGAGCGGCAGCCTCAGCCTGCGGAAGCTTGCTCGCCGGACGCAACTTGCCGGCGACATCCGCCACCATCGTTTCGACACGGTCGGTGAGCAGCTGGCGCTGGGAGTCGGTGTCGCGAACGTAGCCGATGGAGCGGGCGGTTGAACCGAAGTCCACGACGTTCTGGGCGAAGCGGCGAAGACCCGTGCGGTTGACGGCAGCCTCGTTGACCTGGTCGGCAACGTAGTGAGCCATGGCACCGGCATCCGCTCCGGCGAACTTGCGGGAGTAATCGGTGAGCAGTCGCTTGGCCACGAGTTGCAGCAGCACGTTGTTGTCACCCTCGAAGGTCACGTAGATGTCCATGTCGGCGCGCATCTGCGTGAGGCGGTTCTCGGCCATGAAGCCCGAGCCACCGCAGGCTTCGCGAGCCTCTTGCAGAGTGTCGAGGGCAGCCCACGTGCTGAGGGGCTTGAGGGCCGCGGCGATGGTTTCGAGGTCTTGGCGATCGGCATCGGTATCGGTGCGGCCGGAGAAGACGCCGTCGAACTTGTCGAGGAACTCCTCGTGCGCGAACGACATCGCGTAGGTCTGAGCCAAGCGCGGCAACAGGCGACGCTGGTGACGCTGGTAGTCCAGAATCACTTCTTCGTTTGTGTTGCTGGATGCCGTGAACTGTCGGCGCTCCGAACCGTACTTGATGGCGATGTTGAGGGCCAGCTTGCTCGCGAGCACCGCGGCGCCATCGAGCGAAACCCGGCCCTGCACGAGGGTGCCGAGCATCGTGAAGAAGCGACGACCGGGGCTGTCGATGTCGGAGGTGTATTCGCCGTTCTCGTCAACGTTGCCGTAGCGGTTGAGGAGGTTGATGCGCGGAACACGAACGTGGTCGAAGTGGAGGCGACCGTTATCGATACCGTTCAGACCACCCTTGAGGCCGTCATCTTCGGTCGAGATTCCGGGGAGCGCGCCGTTGTCGTCGCGCAGCGGAACATAGAACGCATGAACGCCGTGATTGACGTCCTTGGTAATGAGCTGCGCAAAAACGGTAGCGGCCTTGCCGTGGAGCGCCGCGTTGCCGAGGTACTCCTTCCACGCAGCGCGGAACGGGGTGTTGATGACGAACTCATCGGTGTCGGGGTCGTAGGTCGCCGTCGTGGCGATGCTCGCGACATCCGATCCGTGACCGATCTCGGTCATCGCGAACGCACCGGGAGTCTTGAGGCTCATGATGTCGGGCAGCCACTTGTCGTGGTGCTCCTTGGTGCCAAGGTGAACAACGGCGGAACCGAAGAGGCCCCATTGCACGCCTGACTTAATCTGCAGCGACGGGTCAGCGAGCACGGTCTCTTCGAACGCGGCAATGTTTCCGCCGTGGTTGTCGTCGCCGCCGAGGTCAACCGGGAACGCGCGGTGAACAGCGTTGTTGTCGACCAGCAGTGAGAGCTGGTGCAGCACGCGCTCACGGTGGTCTTCCATCGAGAGGCCGTCAACGCGGTGGAACTCGGGGTTCG
This window encodes:
- a CDS encoding formylglycine-generating enzyme family protein, with the translated sequence MDDATPSSCGDSCTCTPQRSAAAPLGMPLSAPPAASVTAISDATAASARSATTAAGTGDHLIEHAAIPAGTFVMGDSSGDRNAADGELPQHPVSLDAFSIDVSSVTNDDFARFVNATGYLTEAETFGYSAVFHLAVDAPEEDIVGRAAGAPWWFGVNGADWKHPGGRNSSLEGLGDHPAVHISFNDAEAYCAWAGRRLPTEAEWEYASRGGLDQTKYPWGDDEMDAGGWRTNIFQGDFPRTNTMDDGYLTTAPVRSFEPNGYGLFQTVGNVWEWCADWYDANYYATLPADSPTDNPVGPQSGNVRVLRGGSYLCHISYCNRYRNSARSQNTPDSSMGNAGFRTVAL
- a CDS encoding neutral zinc metallopeptidase — translated: MTFNDNARINPDKVSRRGRNTGIAVGGGSTLLVVGLFIASQVLGVDLTGLVGGGATSGEQEQGQALTECTTAEKANSDIDCRIAGAADSLDTYWEGEIDGYRTTNVVLFTEQVNTGCGGATSATGPFYCPSDEKIYVDTAFYDDLRSRFGSSGGPLAEMYVIAHEWGHHIQNSTGIMEGLDRQTTGPSSDSVRLELQADCFAGAWVGAASTITDDDGEAFLDPVTDAQIADALSAASAIGDDRIQESTQGEVTPESWTHGSSDKRQQWFTTGLNGGPDSCNTFEVATP
- a CDS encoding tryptophan-rich sensory protein, encoding MRESKDVVRQITVAASATFALIGAFVGSGAYGGTPVEEVAGGALNADATVIAPAGAAFTIWSIIYFGLVAYAVWQMLPKQTSTELHRRVGYWVAASLVLNAAWILSIQFDMLALSVPVIILLLIVLIRAYLITVKLPAAGAIDTIITDGTVGLYLGWVCVATAANIAAWLTAIGFTGFGISQDVWGVAVVFVAGAVGIALAARGRAHFAPSLSLSWGLAWVAVGRLTGDLISQPTAVAAIVALVAVLASAAVFTAARLRAEQTA
- a CDS encoding MFS transporter, which translates into the protein MDDRRASRKRWLGLLFISIAVALIIVDSTIVNVAIPSVVEDLDLNSTQVQWVQESYTLVFASLLLVFGTLADRYGRRKVLLIGVAIFALSSILAATAATGELLIASRLVQGIGGAMILPSSLSTINATFRGRERAIAFAVWGSTIGGMAAVGPLLGGWLTTYYSWRWAFGINVPLGVIIVIGILIFTIESKEPSAQRRVDVVGALLSVVLFASLVFALIEGRSFGWFFSDTPPDFWTWDVSPIPFAFALALVSGIVFVRWGFARERAGKSTMLAFGLLKIPSFRNGNIAAMIVSLGEFGIILSLPLWLQNVLGYDALQTGFVILALAIGSFVASGFAGAFGNKVTPVTIVRVGIGAEIIGILIVAFVLSPDAVWWHIAPGLFIYGFGVGLATAQLTSVVLKDVPLSQSGQGSGTQSTARQVGSALGIAILGTVLFASLGTGLDAKLADRAEIPAETRSEIVDLVVDTAGTAISTLDETSPDAAADARQAFTDSTRYSALAAAGFLAFGFLASLRLDGGRRGDDDTEGADGAGARSTAESTDDSGRE
- a CDS encoding acyl-CoA dehydrogenase — translated: MTQVHDHTATESAPESSTPANNAATSPTAATTDSAAAAPTIDVEWLGEYLLGKWAKERKESRTLMSNPEFHRVDGLSMEDHRERVLHQLSLLVDNNAVHRAFPVDLGGDDNHGGNIAAFEETVLADPSLQIKSGVQWGLFGSAVVHLGTKEHHDKWLPDIMSLKTPGAFAMTEIGHGSDVASIATTATYDPDTDEFVINTPFRAAWKEYLGNAALHGKAATVFAQLITKDVNHGVHAFYVPLRDDNGALPGISTEDDGLKGGLNGIDNGRLHFDHVRVPRINLLNRYGNVDENGEYTSDIDSPGRRFFTMLGTLVQGRVSLDGAAVLASKLALNIAIKYGSERRQFTASSNTNEEVILDYQRHQRRLLPRLAQTYAMSFAHEEFLDKFDGVFSGRTDTDADRQDLETIAAALKPLSTWAALDTLQEAREACGGSGFMAENRLTQMRADMDIYVTFEGDNNVLLQLVAKRLLTDYSRKFAGADAGAMAHYVADQVNEAAVNRTGLRRFAQNVVDFGSTARSIGYVRDTDSQRQLLTDRVETMVADVAGKLRPASKLPQAEAAALFNSHQNQLIMTAYAHGELLQWEAFTRAIEKIEDKDTAQVMTWLRDLFGFTLIEKNLAWYLMHGRISTNRAQAITDYIDDRLLPRLRPQALDLVAAFGLTDELVRAPIASGIEAQRQNEARDYYAARRESGEEPVHEKDLKQKKRR